DNA sequence from the Pseudomonas fluorescens Q2-87 genome:
TGCTGCGCGTCAGGAAACCGTCGACTCGACGGGCCAGTTCGCGAAACTCCTCGGCACCCACTTCGCGGCGCATGAAGCGGCCCCAGTCGGTGCTCAGGGCCTGGGCTTCTTCGCTCAGTCCATTGACCAACGGGGTAGCGCTTTCCACCAGGTCCATGGTGCGGTTGGCCGCGGCCTCGGTGAGCTTGACCACATAACCCAGGCGCTCGGTGGCGTCAGTGATCTGCGAGACTTCCTCGGCCTGCGGCATGTGCGGGTCGATCTGGAAATTGACGATCGCACTGTGCAGTTCACGGGTGAGCTTGCCGACTTCCTGGTACAGACCACGATCGCGGGTCTGGTTGAGCTCATGAATCATTTGAACCGCATCACCGAAGCGGCCCTTTTCAAGGCTGTCGACCAGTTCGCGGGCATGTTTTTTCAGGGTCGATTCGAAATCGCCCATTGAAGATTCGTTATCCATAGCTCCCCCGTGGCGCCGTTAACCGATGCGTTCAAAGATTTTTTCGATCTTCTCTTTCAACGCCTGGGCCGTGAAGGGTTTGACCACGTAGCCGTTCACACCGGCCTGGGCCGCTTCGATGATCTGCTCGCGCTTGGCTTCGGCGGTGACCATCAGCACCGGGAGGTGCTTGAGTTTTTCATCGGCGCGCACGTGGCGCAGCAAGTCGATACCGGTCATGCCGGGCATGTTCCAGTCAGTCACCAGAAAGTCGATGCTCCCGCTGTTGAGGACCGGGATGGCAGTAGTGCCATCGTCGGCCTCGACCGTGTTGGTGAACCCAAGGTCACGCAACAGGTTCTTAATGATCCGCCGCATCGTTGAGAAGTCATCAACGATGAGGATTTTCATGTTCTTGTCCAATTCGACCTCCAAGCAGTCTTAAACGCGTCCAGCACCTGAACGCGCCATTTCAATCAATCCGGCACAACACTCGACAACGGTACGGAGCACAACGAATGACGACTGGTACGGCGCACGCCATACCTGTCTTGCCATGTCTCCACACTGCCTGTCAGCGCGCTCGCCACTCCCCCAAACGCCCCCGCAAACGGGCCGCGCACTGGCTGTGTAACTGGCTGACCCGCGATTCGCTGACCCCCAGGACTTCACCGATTTCCTTGAGGTTCAGCTCTTCGTCGTAGTACAGCGCCAAGACCAGTCGCTCACGCTCCGGCAAATTGGCAATCGCATCCGCCAGCGCGCTCTGGAAACGCTCATCTTCCAGGTCACGCGACGGCTCCATGTGAGCACTCGCGCCGTCCTCGTGCAGTCCTTCGTGTTCGCCGTCCTGCAACAGGTCGTCGAAACTGAACAGGCGACTGCCCAAGGTATCGTTCAAAATCCCGTAATAATCATCGAGACTTAACTGGAGTTCGGCCGCAACCTCGTGATCTTTAGCGTCACGCCCGGTTTTAGCTTCAATTGCACGAATGGCATCACTGACCATGCGGGTATTGCGATGCACCGAACGCGGTGCCCAATCACCCTTGCGGACTTCATCGAGCATTGCGCCGCGAATGCGGATACCGGCATAGGTCTCGAAACTGGCACCCTTGCTCGCGTCATATTTGTTCGACACTTCAAGCAAACCGATCATGCCCGCCTGGATCAAGTCCTCGACCTGGACACTGGCCGGCAACCGGGCCAGCAAGTGATAGGCGATGCGCTTGACCAGGGGCGCGTAACGCTCGATCAGTTCGTATTGGGCGTCCCGTGCCGATTTCTTGTAGAGATGGTTGTAACCGCTGGCTGTCATAACACGGGCCCTGCTGTTTGTTGCACGAGACGCTCGACGAAAAATTCCAGATGCCCGCGTGGGTTGGCCGGCAGTGGCCAGGTATCGACCTTCTGGGCGATTGCCTTGAACGCCAGCGCGCATTTGGAACGTGGAAAGGCTTCATAGACGGCACGTTGCTTCTGGACAGCCTTACGTACGCTTTCGTCGTAAGGCACGGCGCCGACGTATTGTAGGGCGACGTCCAGGAAGCGATCCGTGACCTTTGTCAACTTGGCGAACAGGTTGCGTCCTTCCTGAGGGCTCTGGGCCATGTTGGCCAGGACACGGAAGCGGTTCATGCCGTAGTCGCGGTTCAATAACTTGATCAGGGCATAGGCGTCGGTGATGGACGTCGGCTCGTCGCAGACCACCAGCAATACCTCCTGGGCGGCGCGGACGAAACTGACGACCGAGTCGCCGATGCCGGCTGCGGTGTCGATCACCAGCACATCGAGGTTGTCCCCGATGTCGCTGAAGGCCTGGATCAGGCCCGCGTGCTGGGCCGGGGTCAGGTGAACCATGCTCTGGGTGCCGGAGGCTGCCGGCACGATGCGAATCCCGCCGGGCCCTTGCAAGAGCACATCGCGAAGTTCGCAACGGCCTTCGATGACGTCCGCCAGGGTGCGCTTGGGTGTGAGCCCCAGCAGCACGTCGACGTTCGCCAGGCCCAGGTCGGCGTCCAGCAGCATGACCCGTCGGCCAAGCTCTGCCAGAGCCAGGGACAAGTTCACTGACACGTTAGTCTTCCCGACGCCACCTTTGCCGCCGGTCACCGCGATCACCTGTACGGGATGCATGCTGCCCATGTTCGTTCTTTACCTTGTCTTACTTAGACGGAGGCCACATTACTGGCTGCGCGTTCACATACGGAACAATGCATGGCAGACCATCGATGTAGGTACAAAAAATATTCATGATTACCTCAGCCGACCTGCTTGGTCGGGCTGTGGTAGATATCAGCGAACATGTCAGCCATGGCTTCTTCGCTGGGTTCTTCCTGCATTTGCACACTCACGGCACGGCTGACCAGTTGATGACGGCGCGGCAGATGCAAATCATCCGGGATCCGCGGCCCGTCGGTCAGGTAAGCCACCGGCAGTTCATGGCCGATCGCCAGGCTCAACACCTCGCCCAGGCTTGCCGTTTCATCCAGCTTAGTCAGGATGCAGCCGGCCAGCCCGCAGCGCTTGTAGCTGTGGTATGCGGCGGTTAGAACCTGTTTCTGGCTGGTGGTTGCCAACACGAGATAATTTTTCGACTTGATACCACGCCCGGCCAGGCTTTCAAGCTGCATGCGCAGGGCCGGATCGCTGGCTTGCAGGCCGGCGGTATCGATCAGCACGACGCGCTTGCGCAGCAATGGCTCCAGCGCCTGGGCCAGGGATTGGCCCGGATCCACATGGGTCACCGACACATTGAGGATCCGGCCCAGGGTCTTGAGTTGCTCCTGGGCACCGATGCGGAAACTGTCCATGCTCACCAGGGCGATGCTCTGGGCGCCGTACTTGAGAACATAACGGGCGGCGAGCTTGGCCAAGGTGGTGGTCTTGCCCATGCCGGCAGGACCGACCATGGCAATCACACCGCCCTCTTCCAGCGGCTCGACTTCCGGTGTGGCAATCATGCGTGCCAGGTGCGCCAGCAACATGCGCCAGGCCTGGCGAGGCTCTTCGATGCCGTTGATCAGCGCCAGCAGGTCCCGGGACAACGGGCCGGACAGGCCGATGCGTTGCAGGCGACGCCACAGGTTGGCCTGGGCCGGACGGCTGCCTTGCAGCTGGTTCCAGGCCAGGGAGCCCAATTGAACTTCCATCAGTTCACGCAGGCTGTTGAGTTCGAAGCGCATCGAGTCCAGGGCACGCGGGTCGACACCACGGGCTGGCGCGGCCTGGGCCGGTGCAGCGCGACGCGGTTCGGCCGGGGCCGGTTCGATGAGTGGTTCAGCTGCGGTCAGCGGCAGGCCGGCGGTGAGCGGCTGGCCAGCGAACAATTGACGATTGGTGCCGGCAGCCTCGCCTTCACTGCTGCGCAGGCTCAATTCGGCCTGGGCGCTGGCGATGCGCGACTGGGTCTTGCGCAGCTCGTCCTCGAGTTCCATGTTCGGAACCCGCGGGGCCAGCGCCGACAATTTGTAATCCAGAGCCGCCGTCAGCTCGACACCGCCAGCGATCCGGCGATTGCCGATGATGGCTGCTTCAGCGCCCAGCTCGTCACGAACCAGCTTCATGGCCTGACGCATATCGGCGGCGAAAAAACGCTTCACTTGCATAAACCACTACCTCAGCCGTTGGGCCCTACTGTCGCAACGATGGTCACTTGCTTGTTGTCCGGTATTTCCTGGTACGCCAGCACGTGCAGCCCCGGGACCGCGAGGCGCCCGAATCGCGAGAGCATCGCGCGAATCGGACCGGCCACCAGCAGGATCACCGGTTGGCCTTGCATCTCTTGCCGTTGGGCTGCGTCGATCAGCGAACGCTGCAGCTTCTCGGCCATGCTTGGCTCCAGCAGGACACCCTCTTCCGAGCCTTGTCCTGCCTTCTGAAGACTATTGAGCAATATCTGTTCCAACCTTGGTTCCAGAGTGATCACAGGCAGCTCGGACTCAGTGCCTACAATGCTTTGGACGATTGCGCGGGAGACGCCGACGCGCACCGCCGCCACCATAGCGGCGGTATCTTGACTCTTGGAAGCGTTGTTGGCGATGGCTTCGGCGATGCTGCGGATGTCGCGCACCGGCACTTGCTCGGCCAGCAGCGCCTGAAGAATCTTGAGCAGTTGCGACAGCGAAAGCACACCCGGCACCAATTCTTCGGCCAGTTTCGGCGAGCCCTTGGCCAGTACTTGCAGCAATTGCTGGACTTCTTCGTGGCCAATCAGCTCGCTGGAGTGCTTGTAGAGGATCTGGTTCAAATGGGTTGCCACCACGGTACTGGCGTCCACTACGGTATAGCCGAGGGACTGGGCCTGGGCCCGCTGGCTGATTTCGATCCACACCGCTTCCAGGCCGAAAGCCGGATCCTTGGCGGTGATGCCGTTGAGCGTGCCGTAGACCTGCCCCGGGTTGATCGCCAGCTCGCGGTCCGGGTAGATCTCGGCCTCGGCCAGGATCACCCCCATCAGCGTCAGGCGATAGGCGCTCGGCGCCAGGTCGAGGTTGTCGCGGATATGGACCGTGGGCATCAGGAACCCCAGATCCTGGGACAGCTTCTTGCGCACGCCCTTGATCCGCGCCAGCAACTGGCCGCCCTGGTTGCGGTCGACCAAAGGAATCAGGCGGTAGCCGACTTCCAGGCCAATCATGTCGATCGGCGTCACGTCGTCCCAGCCCAGTTCCTTGGTTTCCATGGCGCGAGCCGGCGAAGGCAACAATTCCTGCTGACGCTTGACCTCTTGCAGGGCCTGGAGCTTCTGCATGTTCTGCTTCTTCCAGAACAGGTAGGCGCCGCCCGCCGCAACGGCGGCCATGGTCAGGAAGGAAACGTGTGGCATGCCCGGCACCAGGCCCATCACCGCCATCAGGCCGGCCGCAACGGCCAGGGCCTTGGGCGAGGCGAACATCTGCCGACCGATCTGCTTGCCCATGTCTTCGGAGCCCGAAGCACGGGTCACCATGATCGCCGCCGCTGTGGATAACAACAGTGATGGCAATTGCGCCACCAAACCGTCACCAATGGTCAGCAAGGCGTAAACCTTGCCAGCATCACCGAACGACATGTTGTGCTGGAAGATACCGACCGCCATGCCACCGATCAGGTTGATGAACAGAATCAGCAGGCCGGCGATGGCGTCACCGCGCACGAACTTACTGGCACCGTCCATGGAACCGTAGAACTCGGCTTCCTGGGCCACTTCCAGGCGTCGCAGCTTGGCCTGGTTCTGATCGATCAGGCCGGCGTTGAGGTCGGCGTCGATCGCCATCTGCTTGCCGGGCATCGCATCGAGGGTGAACCGTGCGCTCACCTCGGAGATCCGCCCGGCGCCCTTGGTCACCACAACGAAGTTGATGATCATCAAAATGGCGAAAAACACGATACCGACCACGTAGTTGCCGCCGATCACCACCTCACCGAAGGCCTGGATGACCTTACCGGCGGCGGCGTGACCGTCCTGGCCGTGGAGCATGACCACACGGGTGGACGCCACGTTCAGCGCCAGGCGCAACAGCGTGGCCACCAGCAGGATGGTCGGGAATACGGCAAAGTCCAGCGGCCGCAAAGCGTAGACGCACACCAGCAGGACGACAATGGACAAGGCGATGTTGAACGTGAAGAACACGTCCAGCAGGAACGGCGGCACCGGCAGCATCATCATGGCAAGCATGACCAGCAGCAACAACGGCACGCCCAGGTTACCCCGACTGAGGTCTACGACGTTGCTGCGCGCGGCGCTGAGTAACTGAGAGCGATCCACCAATAATCCCCGTTCCTGTGAAGCAAACTTTTGACGCCCGGAGGGGGCGCAGACGGGGTATTGCAAGAAGCCTTCCAACTTTGGCCGGAGGCTGAGATAGAGGTCTCAACACCAGGCAAGCCCGCTCCCACAGGGTTTAGCGTTCGCTTCAGGAATCGCGCCGCAGATCCGGCGGAATCGGCAAATCCTTGAGCGGTTCGGGACGCTTGCCCTTGCCGGCGCGGTGCTGGCGGATCTGGTAGACGTAGGCCAATACCTGGGCCACGGCCAGGTACAGGCCACCGGGAATTTCCTGGTCCAGTTCCGTGGAGTAGTAGATCGACCGCGCCAGGGCTGGGGATTCGAGCAGCATCACTTCGTTGGCCACGGCAATTTCGCGGATCTTCAGCGCCAGGAAATCGCTGCCCTTGGCGAGCAATACCGGCGCGTTGCCTTTTTCGGGGTCGTATTTGAGCGCTACGGCATAGTGGGTCGGGTTGGTGATGACCACATCGGCGTCCGGGATAGCCGCCATCATCCGGCGCTGGGAGACCTCGCGCTGCAACTGGCGGATCCGTTGCTTGACCTCTGGCTTGCCCTCCTGGTCCTTGTACTCGTCGCGAATCTCCTGCTTGGTCATCATCAGCTTCTGCTTGCTCTGATAAAGCTGGATCGGCACGTCGATGGCGGCGATCAATATCAAGCCACAGGCCATCCACAGGGTGCTCCAACCCACCAACTGGACGCTGTGGATGATGGCCTGTTCCAGCGGCTCGTGAGCAATACGCAGCAAGTCGTCAATATCGGACTGCAAAACCGTCAACGCCACGAACAGAACCAGGAAAAACTTGCCAAGAGCCTTGAGCAGCTCCATCAAAGCCGTGGTGGAGAACATGCGCTTGATGCCGGCAGCCGGGTTCATCCGACTGAACTTGGGGGCCATGCTTCCGGCGGCGAACAGCCAGCCACCCAGGGAAATCGGACCGACAACAGCAGCCAGCAACAATAAAAGCAACACCGGCTGCACCGCCAGGATCGCGATCTTGCCTGAATGCAGCAGGTATTGCGCCATGGCCCCCGGGGTGAGCAGCACTTCGCGAGGCAGGGAAAAGTTCAGACGCATGATTTCCAGCAGATCCATGGCCAACCCACCGCCATAGATCAACAGACCGCCCGCCCCGGCGAGCATCACCGCCAGGGTATTGAGCTCCTTGGAACGAGCGATCTCGCCCTTCTCACGGGATTCGCGCTTGCGCTTATCCGTGGGGTCTTCTGTCTTGTCCTGGCCACTCTCGCTCTCAGCCATGGTTCAGCGCGCCTGTGCCATGTCGCGTAGCAGCTGCAAGGCCTCGGTGGCCAAGGGCTGATATTGATTGAGGATGTCGCCCATGCTGATCCAGAAAATCACCATGCCCAACACCAGCGTCAGCGGAAAACCGATGGAGAAGATGTTCAACTGCGGAGCCGCCCTGGTCATCACGCCAAAGGCAATGTTGACCACCAGCAACGCCGTGATCGCAGGCAATACCAGCACCATCGCTGCGCCCAAGACCCAGCCGAGCTTGCCGGCGATCTCCCAGAAATGGTTGACCAGCAAGGCACTGCCCACCGGCATGGTGGTGAAGCTCTCGGTGAGGACTTCGAACACCACCAGATGCCCGTTCATGGCGAGAAACAGCAAGGTCACCAGCATTGTCAGGAACTGGCCGATCACCGCGGTATTGACGCCGTTGGTGGGGTCGACCATGGACGCGAAGGCCATGCCCATCTGGACCGAGATGATTTGTCCGGCGACCACGAACGCCTGGAAAAACAGCTGCAGCGAAAAGCCCATCAAGGCACCGATGAGAATTTGCTCGGCCACCAGCATCAATGCACTCAGATCCAGGGCATGGATCTGTGGCATCGGTGGCAGCCCAGGCGCGATAACCACGGTGATTGCCAGGGCGAAATACAGGCGTACGCGCCTCGGTACCAGGGTGGTGCCGAAGACCGGCATGCTCATCAGCACGGCGGTGACGCGAAACAGCGGCAGCACGAACGCCGCCACCCAGGAACTGATCTGGGTGTCCGTCAACGCGAGCATCGACATCGGGTCAGCCGATCAACTGCGGAATACTGCCGTACAACTGCAGGATGTATTCCATGAAAGTTTGCACCAGCCAAGGCCCGGCGACGATCAACGTCACCAGCATGACCAACAGGCGTGGCAGGAAGCTCAGGGTCTGTTCATTGATCTGGGTCGCGGCCTGGAACATTGCCACCAGCAACCCCACCAGCAGGCTGGGGATCACCAGGATGGCGACCATCATGGTGGTCAGCCAGAGCGCTTCGCGAAACAGGTCAACCGCTACTTCAGGCGTCATATCTTGCTACCCGCACAAAAGGCTTAAACACCGCCGAAACTGCCCGCCAGGGTGCCAATGATCAACGCCCAGCCGTCCACCAGCACAAACAGCATGATCTTGAACGGTAAGGAAATGATCAACGGCGATAGCATCATCATCCCCATGGCCATCAACACACTGGCAACCACCAGGTCGATGATCAGGAACGGAATGAAGATCATGAAGCCGATCTGGAACGCGGTTTTCAGCTCGGAGGTCACGAACGCCGGCACCAGGATGGTCAGTGGCGCCTGGTCGGGACTGGCGATGTCGGTACGCTTGGACAGGCGCATGAACAGTTCCAGGTCGCTGCTGCGGGTCTGGGCCAGCATGAAATCCTTGATCGGGACCTCAGCCTTGGCTACCGCATCCTGGGCACTGAGCTTTTCCGCCAGATACGGTTGCAGCGCATCCTGGTTCACCCGGTCGAACACCGGGGCCATGATGAACATGGTCAGGAACAGCGCCATGCCGGTGAGGATCTGGTTCGACGGCGTCTGTTGCAAGCCGAGGGCCTGGCGCAGGATCGAAAAGACGATGATGATCCGGGTGAAGCTGGTCATCAGCATGACGAACGCCGGGATGAAACTCAGCGCGGTCATGATCAGCAGGATCTGCAGGCTGACCGAGTATTCCTGAGCACCCTGGGCGTTGGTGCCCAGGGTAATCGCCGGGATCGACAGCGGATCGGCGGCGAACACCAACGGCGCGGCCAGCATCAGGGCCAGCGCCAACAGAATGCGCAACGGCATTACTTTTTATCCTTCTGGTCTTTCCCCAGCAACTCCATGAGGCGCTGGGCAAATTCGGGGCTGGCCTGCTCGGTGGAGGGCACCTGCACCGGCTCCTTGAGCACGTGCAATGCGGTAATCGTGCCCGGGCTCAGGCCCAGCAGAATCTGCTCGTTACCCACTTGCACCAACACCAGCCGATCCCGGGGACCGAGCGCGCGGGAACCGACGATGTCGATGACCTGCCCCTTGCCGGCCGGCCCGGCCTGTTGCACACGCCGCAGCATCCAGGCGAGGAAGAAAATCAACCCCAGCACCAGCAGCAAACCGAGCACCAACTGCGCCAGTTGCCCGGCCACGCCGCTGCCCGTCGCCGGCGCAGCGGCCACACTGGCCACCGGTTCGGCCGCCAGCACACTGAACGGCAGCATCAATGCGGCTGCGAAGAAAGCTTTCACTCAGCGCAACTTCTTGATGCGTTCGCTCGGGCTGATCACGTCCGTCAGGCGAATGCCGAACTTCTCGTTGACCACCACCACTTCGCCATGGGCGATCAGCGTGCCGTTGACCAGCACATCCAGCGGCTCGCCCGCCAGGCGGTCCAGCTCGATCACCGAGCCCTGGTTGAGCTGCAGCAGGTTGCGGATGTTGATGTCGGTACTGCCCACTTCCATTGAAATGGACACCGGGATGTCGAGGATCACATCCAGGTTCGGACCGTCCAGCGTCACCGGCTCATGGCTCTTGGGCACGCTGCCAAACTCTTCCATCGGCAGGCGGTTGGACCCGTGGGCGCCGGTGTCGGCTGCCAGCAAGGCATCGATGTCGGACTGCCCGGCGTCGCCGGTTTCTTCCAGGGCCGCAGCCCACTCGTCGGCCAGCGCCTGGTCATCCTGGGTATTCATATCGTCAGCCATCATTTGTCCTCGGCGGGCAAAAATCAGTTAAAAACGTAAATTCTTCAAACTTAGGAGTACGACACCGCTCAGCGGCGTTCGATCGGCTCGATCACCTGCAACGCCAGGTTGCCTTTGTGAGAGCCCATCTTGACCTTGAAGGCCGGTACGCCATTGGCGCGCATGATCATGTCTTCGGGCATCTCGACGGGGATGATGTCCCCCGGCTGCATGTGCAGGATGTCCCGCAGGCGCAATTGACGACGAGCGACCGTCGCACCGATCGGCACGTCGACGTCCAGCACGTCCTGGCGCAGCGCGTTGATCCAGCGCTCGTCCTGGTCGTCGAGGTCCGACTGGAAACCGGCGTCGAGCATTTCACGTACTGGCTCGATCATCGAGTACGGCATGGTCACATGCAGGTCGCCGCCACCGCCATCGAGTTCGATGTGGAAGGTCGAGACCACAATGGCTTCGCTCGGCCCGACGATGTTGGCCATGGCCGGGTTCACTTCCGAGTTGATGTACTCGAAGTTCACTTCCATGATCGCCTGCCAGGCTTCTTTCAGGTCGACGAAAGCCTGCTCCAGCACCATGCGCACTACCCGCAACTCGGTTGGGGTGAATTCACGGCCTTCGATCTTGGCGTGGCGACCATCACCACCAAAGAAGTTGTCCACCAGCTTGAACACCAGCTTGGCGTCAAGGATGAACAGTGCCGTGCCGCGCAACGGTTTGATCTTCACCAGGTTGAGGCTGGTGGGTACGTACAGCGAGTGCACGTATTCACCGAACTTCATCACCTGCACGCCACCAACGGCCACGTCGGCGGAGCGGCGCAGCATGTTGAACATGCTGATGCGGGTGTAGCGGGCGAAACGCTCGTTGATCATTTCCAGGGTCGGCATGCGTCCGCGAACGATGCGATCCTGGCTGGTCAGGTCGTAGCTTTTGACGCTGCCCGGTTCAGCAGCGTTTTCGGTTTGCACCAGGCCGTCGTCGACACCGTGCAACAGCGCGTCGATTTCGTCCTGGGACAACAGGTCCTGCACGGCCATGTCGTGTTCCTACTGCAATACGAAGTTAGTGAAGAGCAACTGTTCGATCACCACTTTGCCCAGCTCTTTCTGAGCCACTTCCTGCACGCTGGCCGTGGCTTTCTGACGCAGCATTTCCTGGCCGACGGGCGTGGCGAGGGT
Encoded proteins:
- the fliM gene encoding flagellar motor switch protein FliM, which codes for MAVQDLLSQDEIDALLHGVDDGLVQTENAAEPGSVKSYDLTSQDRIVRGRMPTLEMINERFARYTRISMFNMLRRSADVAVGGVQVMKFGEYVHSLYVPTSLNLVKIKPLRGTALFILDAKLVFKLVDNFFGGDGRHAKIEGREFTPTELRVVRMVLEQAFVDLKEAWQAIMEVNFEYINSEVNPAMANIVGPSEAIVVSTFHIELDGGGGDLHVTMPYSMIEPVREMLDAGFQSDLDDQDERWINALRQDVLDVDVPIGATVARRQLRLRDILHMQPGDIIPVEMPEDMIMRANGVPAFKVKMGSHKGNLALQVIEPIERR